From Humibacter ginsenosidimutans, a single genomic window includes:
- a CDS encoding glycosyltransferase — protein sequence MTTSLPGFSLLLPVYNGDSAEFLLRAYRSTVMEQTLPPSEVVLVQDGPVSAPIVSAIAELDKSTPVPLKIVILPENRGLAEALTAGLAECAFDVVARIDADDVSEPNRFTVQLDLIAQGYELVGSGLREFTETEAGEQLGVRRIPPTDPEEIGAYARFHDPFNHPSVVYTKAAVDKAGGYQPLGMMEDYWLFARMLAGGVRAINSPEALVRYRVSSGAYKRRGGLKLLKSEWMLQRAFRASGFTSRAQFARNIVVRGGYRLVPEWVRRRAYRTLIVGDTEATAR from the coding sequence GTGACGACGTCTCTGCCTGGGTTCTCCCTCCTCTTGCCGGTGTACAACGGAGACTCCGCGGAGTTTCTCCTTCGCGCCTACCGCAGCACCGTGATGGAGCAGACACTCCCGCCGTCCGAAGTGGTTCTGGTGCAAGACGGGCCAGTGTCGGCACCGATCGTGTCGGCGATCGCCGAGCTCGACAAGTCGACTCCGGTGCCATTGAAGATCGTCATCCTGCCCGAGAACAGGGGGCTTGCGGAAGCGCTCACAGCCGGACTCGCGGAATGCGCCTTCGATGTCGTCGCACGGATCGACGCAGACGACGTGTCAGAGCCGAACCGCTTCACCGTGCAACTCGACCTCATCGCGCAGGGATACGAGCTCGTGGGCAGCGGCCTTCGCGAGTTCACGGAGACGGAGGCGGGCGAGCAGTTGGGGGTACGGCGCATCCCGCCGACCGACCCCGAGGAGATCGGGGCCTACGCACGATTCCACGATCCGTTCAACCACCCGAGCGTCGTCTACACGAAAGCTGCCGTCGACAAGGCCGGCGGCTACCAGCCGTTGGGCATGATGGAGGACTACTGGCTCTTCGCCCGCATGCTCGCCGGCGGCGTACGGGCGATCAACTCGCCAGAGGCGCTGGTGCGCTATCGAGTCTCCTCGGGCGCCTACAAACGGCGCGGCGGCCTGAAACTGCTCAAGAGCGAATGGATGCTGCAGCGCGCGTTCCGAGCGTCAGGGTTCACCTCGCGGGCGCAGTTCGCCCGCAACATCGTCGTGCGCGGCGGCTACCGGCTCGTTCCGGAGTGGGTTCGCCGGCGCGCCTATCGCACGCTCATCGTGGGCGACACCGAGGCGACCGCTCGCTGA
- a CDS encoding glycosyltransferase, giving the protein MSLESEGAGVRVVAVVVAYNRRDLLMECLSALCDQTRSLDAIVVVDNASTDGTHDAVTARFPDVDLVQVEVNTGGAGGFAIGIDRAITADNADLVWIMDDDTIPTPTALHAMLDARSKSRETPALLASRVVWTDGLDHPMNTPRRKPLAAAGERRDAASAESVPVRSASFVSVLVDAGAVRTDGLPVAEYFIWNDDFEFTARILRRRRGLFVPNSVVLHKTKARADTDTDPGERFYYEVRNKLWLFRASRALSWFETPLYLAATARRWLRTYRHSTDRPTIARTFRAGWRDGIRSRPHRNSEYLAGLGVGASVAASLADFEEGDG; this is encoded by the coding sequence GTGTCGCTCGAATCGGAGGGTGCAGGAGTGCGCGTAGTCGCCGTGGTCGTCGCCTACAACCGGCGTGATCTGCTCATGGAGTGCCTCTCCGCGCTGTGCGATCAGACGCGGAGCCTCGACGCGATCGTCGTGGTCGACAACGCTTCGACCGACGGAACCCATGATGCGGTGACGGCGCGGTTTCCCGATGTCGATCTCGTTCAGGTCGAGGTCAACACGGGAGGCGCCGGGGGATTCGCGATCGGCATCGATCGCGCGATCACCGCCGACAACGCCGATCTCGTCTGGATCATGGACGACGACACGATCCCCACCCCAACGGCCTTGCACGCCATGTTGGATGCCAGATCGAAGTCACGCGAGACGCCGGCGTTGCTCGCCTCCCGAGTCGTGTGGACCGATGGTCTCGATCACCCCATGAACACACCGCGCCGCAAACCGCTCGCCGCCGCGGGCGAACGTCGTGACGCCGCGTCGGCGGAGAGCGTGCCCGTGCGCAGTGCATCGTTCGTGTCGGTGCTCGTGGATGCCGGTGCCGTGCGGACGGACGGCCTGCCGGTCGCCGAATACTTCATCTGGAACGACGACTTCGAGTTCACCGCCCGCATCCTGCGCAGGAGACGCGGACTGTTCGTTCCGAACAGCGTCGTGCTGCACAAGACCAAGGCCAGAGCCGACACCGACACGGATCCGGGCGAACGGTTCTATTACGAGGTGCGCAACAAGCTCTGGCTGTTCCGCGCCTCGAGGGCGCTGAGTTGGTTCGAGACCCCATTGTACCTGGCGGCCACTGCTCGCCGCTGGCTGCGCACGTATCGGCATTCGACAGACCGGCCCACCATCGCGCGCACGTTCCGTGCCGGCTGGCGGGACGGCATCCGGTCGCGCCCGCACCGCAACAGCGAGTACCTGGCCGGGCTCGGCGTTGGGGCCTCCGTCGCCGCCTCGCTTGCCGACTTCGAAGAGGGGGACGGGTGA
- a CDS encoding DUF2304 domain-containing protein, with translation MTVASYILGVVAALLVLVIVIEMLRRGKLRERHALWWLIAGVLALIAGVFPKTLEWAAHLVGVQLPTNLVFFVSIAILFLVCLQHSAELTTMETKTRALAEQSAMQELRIRELERQAGLGDRLAADESDAS, from the coding sequence ATGACCGTCGCCAGCTACATCCTGGGCGTCGTCGCCGCCCTCCTCGTGCTCGTCATCGTGATCGAGATGTTGCGACGCGGGAAGCTTCGCGAACGGCATGCGCTCTGGTGGTTGATCGCCGGTGTCCTCGCCCTCATCGCAGGCGTCTTTCCCAAGACGCTCGAGTGGGCTGCGCATCTCGTGGGTGTGCAGTTGCCGACCAACCTCGTGTTCTTCGTGAGCATCGCGATCCTCTTCCTCGTGTGTCTGCAGCACAGCGCTGAGCTGACGACGATGGAGACCAAGACGCGTGCGCTCGCCGAGCAATCGGCGATGCAAGAACTGCGCATCAGAGAGCTGGAGCGCCAGGCAGGCCTTGGCGACCGTCTCGCCGCCGACGAGAGCGACGCATCCTGA
- a CDS encoding glycosyltransferase family 2 protein: MPAELERTLIVMPALNEQASVASVVEEVLSTLHGVTCLVIDDGSSDATASEANRAGARVAQLPFNLGVGGAMRLGFRYALDNGFDNVVQVDSDGQHYPSEVPTLLRHLEQADIVIGTRFSGDATYRVRGPRKWAMSLLASVLSRIAHTKLTDTTSGFKAMGPRAVRLFASNYPAEYLGDTIEALVIASKAGLRIVQVPTPMRERTTGKPSHNPLKSAVYLGRASLALLIGLLRPTARMPEGAA, encoded by the coding sequence ATGCCAGCCGAGCTCGAGCGCACTCTCATCGTGATGCCTGCGCTCAATGAGCAGGCGAGCGTGGCCTCCGTCGTCGAGGAGGTGCTGAGCACGCTGCACGGTGTCACCTGCCTGGTGATCGACGACGGCTCGTCGGACGCCACGGCGTCGGAGGCGAACCGGGCCGGAGCGAGAGTCGCTCAGCTGCCGTTCAATCTCGGAGTGGGCGGAGCCATGCGCCTCGGCTTCCGATATGCACTCGACAACGGCTTCGACAACGTCGTGCAGGTCGACTCGGACGGCCAGCACTACCCGTCGGAGGTGCCCACCCTGCTTCGGCATCTCGAGCAGGCCGACATCGTGATCGGCACCCGCTTCTCCGGTGACGCCACCTACAGGGTGCGCGGCCCCCGCAAATGGGCGATGTCGCTGCTGGCCTCCGTGCTCAGTCGCATCGCCCACACGAAGCTGACCGACACGACCTCGGGCTTCAAGGCCATGGGCCCGCGCGCCGTCCGGCTCTTCGCGTCCAATTATCCCGCCGAGTACCTGGGGGACACGATCGAGGCACTCGTCATCGCGTCGAAAGCGGGTCTGCGGATCGTGCAGGTGCCCACTCCGATGCGCGAGCGCACGACGGGGAAGCCGTCGCACAACCCTCTCAAGTCCGCCGTGTACCTCGGTCGCGCGAGCCTCGCGCTGCTGATCGGGTTGCTGAGACCGACGGCACGGATGCCCGAAGGAGCAGCATGA
- a CDS encoding glycosyltransferase: MTESAATRIVAVVSVFHPDTEVAVNVAAIAAQATETIVVDDGSGAGYDDARSAITATGARLIVLEENVGIAAALNAGVKAVELHDGDVVITFDQDSAPPAGFITALVETLHDATRSGLEVAIVAPATFAGVDQTGGELANGMPEALRPIQSGMLVTASSLRKVGLFDEGLFIDLVDVEFYLRIRAAGMASVAVRGLDLPHELGAFQSMTVLGRRVSTTLSTPFRYYYRSRNRVIVTRRFRAGARRLLRQEAFRDSVHFVLATVFASRRGAFLTLLRRGRRDGRRGITGRMPDDLRATASSISWRGTRVERPQPPGRS; this comes from the coding sequence GTGACCGAATCCGCAGCAACCCGCATTGTGGCCGTCGTCTCGGTGTTCCATCCGGATACCGAGGTCGCCGTCAATGTGGCGGCCATCGCGGCACAGGCGACCGAGACGATCGTCGTCGATGACGGCAGCGGGGCCGGCTACGACGACGCCCGCAGCGCGATCACCGCTACGGGGGCACGACTCATCGTGCTCGAAGAGAACGTCGGCATCGCGGCGGCCCTGAATGCGGGCGTCAAGGCAGTCGAGCTGCACGACGGCGATGTGGTCATCACGTTCGACCAAGACAGCGCTCCACCGGCCGGATTCATCACCGCTCTCGTCGAGACTCTGCACGACGCGACGCGCTCCGGCCTCGAGGTCGCGATCGTGGCGCCCGCAACGTTCGCAGGCGTTGACCAGACGGGCGGGGAACTCGCGAACGGGATGCCGGAGGCTCTGCGCCCGATCCAGTCCGGCATGCTCGTCACGGCGTCGTCGCTGCGCAAGGTCGGACTCTTCGACGAAGGGCTCTTCATCGACCTCGTCGACGTCGAGTTCTACCTGCGGATCCGGGCAGCGGGAATGGCCAGCGTCGCCGTGCGCGGACTCGACCTGCCCCACGAGTTGGGCGCCTTCCAGTCGATGACCGTGCTCGGGCGGCGCGTCAGCACGACGCTGAGCACGCCGTTCCGCTATTACTACCGATCGCGCAACCGGGTGATCGTCACACGACGGTTTCGGGCCGGCGCACGCCGGCTGCTTCGCCAGGAGGCGTTTCGCGATTCGGTGCATTTCGTGCTGGCCACGGTTTTCGCCTCGCGGCGCGGCGCGTTCCTCACGCTGCTTCGTCGCGGACGGCGCGACGGCAGACGGGGAATCACCGGACGCATGCCCGATGACCTGCGTGCGACGGCATCCTCGATCTCCTGGCGCGGTACGCGCGTCGAGCGGCCGCAGCCGCCAGGGCGCTCCTAG
- a CDS encoding glycosyltransferase has product MQERAAFGTIAMAAYNPDPELFARQLRSIAAQTHTDFECLISADGSPDRVAESVALAVPGDDRFTVIGFDDRCGFYGNFERVVAASDPRASWIALSDQDDYWYPNKLETLLPHLENHSLVSGQARVVEYPSGRVITPNTERMDLSAAHFTLTNQFTGGICVMRRDLIDIALPFPRLATPSEVHDHWLAVCASAASGTVVTQDVVQDYVQHGGNAIGEMLSESSAVNPASSWATVRSIADRYEGGHGPAAVARAVFKVSVGWRQLMVETLARRVPPSADVELLLELYGRKRGFAHTFAFIRDARKRGLVAGRSVVEYLGGWVAGWFVRGRSIAVPASTNAP; this is encoded by the coding sequence ATGCAGGAGCGCGCCGCGTTCGGAACGATAGCCATGGCCGCCTACAACCCGGATCCCGAACTGTTCGCTCGGCAGCTGAGGTCGATTGCCGCCCAGACGCACACCGATTTCGAATGCCTGATCTCGGCAGACGGATCACCCGATCGCGTCGCGGAATCCGTCGCGCTGGCCGTGCCGGGCGACGACCGATTCACCGTGATCGGTTTCGATGACCGTTGCGGCTTCTACGGCAACTTCGAACGGGTCGTCGCGGCATCCGATCCCCGGGCGTCCTGGATCGCACTGAGCGATCAAGACGACTACTGGTATCCGAACAAGCTGGAGACCCTGCTCCCCCACCTCGAGAACCACTCGCTGGTCTCCGGGCAGGCCCGGGTCGTGGAATACCCGTCGGGTCGAGTGATCACGCCGAACACGGAACGCATGGACCTCTCGGCGGCGCACTTCACGCTCACGAATCAGTTCACGGGGGGCATCTGCGTCATGCGGCGCGATCTCATCGACATCGCGCTCCCTTTTCCCCGTTTGGCCACGCCGTCGGAGGTGCACGACCACTGGCTCGCGGTCTGCGCATCCGCAGCCTCCGGCACCGTGGTGACGCAGGACGTCGTGCAGGACTATGTGCAGCACGGCGGCAATGCGATCGGTGAGATGCTCAGCGAGTCGAGCGCGGTCAACCCCGCGTCGAGCTGGGCGACGGTCCGCTCCATCGCGGACCGTTATGAGGGGGGACACGGTCCGGCCGCTGTGGCGCGCGCCGTGTTCAAGGTCTCGGTCGGCTGGCGCCAGCTCATGGTCGAGACGCTCGCGCGACGCGTCCCGCCGTCGGCGGACGTCGAGCTGCTTCTGGAGCTCTACGGCCGGAAGCGAGGTTTCGCCCACACGTTCGCGTTCATCCGTGATGCCCGCAAGCGTGGCCTCGTGGCGGGACGCAGCGTCGTGGAGTATCTGGGCGGCTGGGTCGCCGGTTGGTTCGTGCGCGGTCGTTCCATCGCCGTGCCCGCCTCCACGAACGCGCCCTAG